In Helianthus annuus cultivar XRQ/B chromosome 9, HanXRQr2.0-SUNRISE, whole genome shotgun sequence, the following are encoded in one genomic region:
- the LOC118481706 gene encoding uncharacterized protein LOC118481706 produces the protein MRSLSYINTIDPRFCATTPLTTSSEASTSGVKRKQRDYLDHGDQVVVCDICHAKLWKVEAGKGKVYSGRTTYMLCCAYGKLNLPNFKETCLEYQSLFKSLDDKSKHFILNIRRFNSMFSFTSMGGKVDSKINRGNAPYVYRISGENYHTLGSLLPKEGGEPKFAQLYIYDTDNEVCNCKTVFSNSNKPASATSDLHDTELIEYLQVILDSNNQLVKTYRRVRGRFVDNPHVDLKLRLKANRSKDGRTYNLPTSSEVAALIVGNIEEALDNRDVVIESKKDGLQRISELHPSYLALQYPLLFPFGEDGYRVDILHREGRASTKKKESKCIMREYFAYHVQDRVNHFSLILNARRLLQQFLVDVYTMIESERLLFIRLQQKKKKKLRSETYDNLKKLGQNGNPDMSNVGTRVLLPSSFTGGSRYMRENYYDAMAICKWFGYPDFFITITCNPKWPENKRFLKDTKINPEDRPDILCRLFKIKLDVIMKDLREKSLFGNASAVVYTIEFQKRGLPQAHICLFLNDESKLPSVEHVDNFISAEIPDKNLEPDLYTLVSDYMIHGPCGLSLP, from the exons ATGCGTTCATTGTCTTATATCAATACCATCGATCCACGTTTTTGCGCAACCACACCTTTAACAACTTCGTCTGAAGCATCTACTTCAG GTGTAAAGAGGAAACAAAGAG ATTATTTGGATCATGGTGATCAAGTAGTTGTATGCGACATATGCCATGCTAAGTTGTGGAAAGTTGAGGCTGGAAAAGGAAAGGTTTACTCAGGAAGAACAACTTATATGCTTTGTTGTGCTTATGGAAAATTAAATCTTCCTAATTTTAAAGAGACGTGTCTGGAATATCAAAGTCTTTTTAAGAGTTTAGACGACAAGAGCAAGCATTTCATACTGAATATTCGTCGTTTTAATTCTATGTTTTCGTTCACTTCAATGGGTGGTAAAGTTGATTCGAAAATCAATAGAGGAAATGCTCCGTATGTATACCGAATTAGTGGCGAGAATTATCATACACTGGGAAGTCTTCTTCCTAAAGAAGGTGGTGAACCAAAGTTTGCGCAACTTTACATATACGACACAGATAATGAAGTCTGTAATTGCAAAACCGTATTTAG TAACTCAAACAAACCAGCTTCCGCAACTTCTGATTTGCATGACACTGAACTCATAGAGTACCTTCAGGTGATTTTAGATTCAAATAATCAGCTGGTGAAAACATATAGACGTGTACGAGGTCGGTTTGTTGATAATCCTCATGTTGACTTAAAATTAAGGCTTAAGGCAAATAGGTCTAAAGATGGTCGTACATACAACCTACCGACGTCGTCCGAAGTTGCTGCGCTTATTGTTGGAAACATTGAGGAAGCTCTTGATAATCGTGATGTAGTTATTGAGTCAAAGAAAGATGGTCTACAACGTATTAGCGAGCTTCATCCTTCGTATCTCGCGCTTCAGTATCCATTGCTTTTCCCTTTTGGTGAAGATGGTTACCGGGTTGATATTCTTCATAGAGAAGGAAGGGCATCAACGAAGAAGAAAGAGTCAAAATGTATAATGAGAGAGTATTTTGCTTACCATGTTCAAGATAGAGTGAATCATTTCTCTTTGATCCTCAATGCTCGAAGACTTTTGCAACAGTTCTTGGTTGACGTATATACGATGATTGAAAGTGAACGATTACTATTCATACGTctgcagcaaaaaaaaaaaaaaaaactgagatCTGAGACATATGATAACCTTAAAAAGCTTGGACAAAATGGTAATCCAGATATGTCAAACGTTGGAACACGCGTACTACTACCGTCTTCATTTACCGGTGGATCGCGTTATATGAGGGAGAATTATTATGATGCGATGGCCATTTGTAAATGGTTTGGCTACCCAGATTTTTTCATTACGATCACATGTAATCCTAAATGGCCGGAGAATAAAAGATTTCTGAAGGACACGAAGATTAATCCCGAGGATAGACCGGACATTTTATGCCGATTGTTCAAAATTAAGCTTGACGTAATCATGAAAGACTTGCGAGAGAAATCTTTATTCGGCAATGCATCGGCAG TTGTCTATACCATAGAGTTTCAAAAACGAGGTCTACCGCAAGCGCATATCTGTCTGTTCTTAAATGACGAAAGTAAGCTTCCTTCGGTTGAGCATGTTGACAACTTCATTTCTGCCGAGATACCTGACAAAAACTTAGAACCAGATCTATATACTCTTGTCAGCGACTATATGATTCACGGACCTTGTG
- the LOC110888070 gene encoding uncharacterized protein LOC110888070: MTNLAKLEFMALDITGKSYLSWVLDAEIHLNANNLGETIKEGNKATTQDKAKAMIFLRHHIHEALKSGYLTIKDPLVLWTNLKERYDHQKTVILPRARYEWINLRLQDFKSISEYNSAMFRITSRLILCGENITDKEMLEKNILNISPLECDTATTIS, from the coding sequence ATGACAAATCTTGCAAAACTTGAGTTCATGGCTCTAGACATTACTGGAAAAAGTTATTTGTCATGGGTATTGGATGCTGAAATACATTTGAATGCCAATAATCTGGGTGAAACAATTAAAGAAGGAAATAAAGCAACTACCCAAGATAAGGCAAAAGCCATGATCTTTTTACGCCATCATATTCATGAGGCTTTGAAAAGTGGGTACCTCACTATCAAGGATCCACTTGTCCTTTGGACCAACCTGAAAGAAAGGTATGACCACCAGAAAACGGTAATATTACCGAGAGCTCGTTACGAGTGGATCAACTTAAGGTTGCAAGACTTTAAGTCTATAAGCGAGTACAACTCGGCAATGTTTAGAATCACATCACGATTGATTCTATGTGGTGAAAATATTACTGATAAGGAAATGTTGGAAAAAAACATTCTTAACATTTCACCCCTCGAATGTGATACTGCAACAACAATATCGTGA
- the LOC110888071 gene encoding uncharacterized protein LOC110888071 has translation MKNHETRPVGATPTPEADMATYIGQSESNGCGRGYHRGRGYGCGHGHGRGRGRGNYHSVQFKNKGTHQKWHSNENKSSDEKNKKKVGSSSNACYRCGSNNHWSKTCRTAKHLVELYQQSIKDKAKGIETNFTYEVANVDVTDGHKDHNDTTNLDYDDFLIEPTNLDSGDIVADTTQLDACNFPYI, from the coding sequence ATGAAAAATCATGAGACTCGTCCGGTTGGAGCAACCCCAACCCCTGAAGCTGACATGGCAACATATATTGGCCAAAGTGAAAGTAACGGATGTGGTCGAGGTTATCATCGTGGTCGTGGTTATGGTTGTGGTCATGGTCATGGTCGTGGACGTGGCCGAGGAAATTATCATAGTGTTCAGTTTAAAAACaaagggacccaccaaaagtGGCATAGTAATGAAAATAAATCCAgtgatgaaaaaaataaaaagaaggtGGGATCTTCATCGAATGCATGTTACCGATGTGGAAGTAACAATCATTGGTCGAAGACTTGTCGTACGGCCAAACACTTGGTGGAACTTTATCAACAATCCATCAAAGACAAAGCAAAAGGAATAGAAACAAATTTTACATATGAGGTTGCAAATGTTGATGTCACTGATGGTCATAAAGATCATAATGATACAACTAATCTGGATTATGATGATTTCCTTATTGAGCCAACTAACTTGGATTCTGGTGATATCGTGGCTGATACAACCCAGTTGGATGCTTGCAATTTTCCTTACATATGA